Proteins from a single region of Antechinus flavipes isolate AdamAnt ecotype Samford, QLD, Australia chromosome 2, AdamAnt_v2, whole genome shotgun sequence:
- the GKN1 gene encoding gastrokine-1, protein MKLAIVFIGLLGFLWGSTSADSNINISNDNDTNDGGQRVSINNEHNIANIDNDNGWNSWNAIWDYKTGFAATRIFAKKTCIVHRLNKKVVPALQDLEKMSKERKANVHAGPSPQSLQYQIEPEETKDLTQFGSPIENMCKGLQTYQAQEVQGQSFFFYSGSCFQAGLLWLLNFSFCGETTAV, encoded by the exons ATGAAGCTTGCG ATTGTATTTATTGGACTCCTTGGATTCCTCTGGGGCTCCACCTCTGCTGACTCA AATATCAATATCAGCAATGATAACGACACTAATGATGGTGGTCAGAGAGTGAGCATCAACAATGAACACAATATAGCCAATATTGATAACGACAATGGATGGAATTCTTGGAATGCAATCTGGGACTACAAGACT GGCTTTGCAGCaactaggatctttgccaagaaaacctgcaTCGTGCACAGACTGAACAAAAAAGTTGTGCCTGCTCTTCAGGACCTTGAAAAGATGtcaaaagaaaggaag GCAAATGTACACGCTGGACCTTCTCCCCAAAGCCTACAGTATCAAATTGAACCCGAGGAAACAAAAGACCTGACCCAATTTGGAAGTCCTATTGAAAACATGTGCAAGGGTCTTCAGACTTATCAAGCTCAGGAAGTTCAAG GACAAAGCTTCTTTTTCTATAGTGGTTCATGCTTCCAGGCTGGTCTCCTCTGGCTTCTGAACTTCTCCTTTTGTGGAGAGACAACAGCTGTATAA
- the GKN2 gene encoding gastrokine-2 codes for MRTHVFLLAVLAIFCTRALGYEVFNYLNPANNGGQETVQIENEKNIAIINVNAGKCSSTTIFDYKHGYVASRLLSRRACYIMKMDHESIPALDELKRYAFERQEMQSMFSPKYTWVKYNPIQSLLTDIDWFLFGSPIEKLCKHIPLYKGEVVKEKSGAKGCAKVGVLGILHIGICADIHL; via the exons ATGAGGACTCAT GTGTTCCTTTTAGCTGTGCTAGCAATCTTCTGCACTAGAGCCCTCGGATATGAG GTTTTTAACTACTTGAATCCAGCTAATAATGGTGGTCAGGAAACGGTGcaaattgaaaatgagaaaaacattgCCATCATCAACGTCAATGCAGGAAAATGCTCTTCTACCACCATATTTGACTACAAACAT GGTTATGTTGCTTCCAGACTTCTCTCTCGAAGGGCCTGCTACATCATGAAGATGGACCATGAAAGCATTCCTGCTTTGGATGAACTCAAACGATATGCTTTTGAGAGACAg GAGATGCAAAGCATGTTTTCTCCCAAATATACTTGGGTGAAGTACAACCCTATACAGTCTCTGCTCACCGATATTGATTGGTTCCTGTTTGGTTCACCCATAGAGaagctctgcaaacatatacccCTGTACAAGGGTGAAGTGGTTAAAGAGAAGA gTGGTGCTAAGGGTTGTGCAAAGGTTGGGGTTCTGGGAATCCTTCATATTGGTATCTGTGCAGACATCCATCTTTAG